GCGTTGCGGAACACTGCAGTGCAAAGGACAACAGCTGCGCGTAAACAACGAAGAATAGTTCGAAGATCCACCAAATGTACATCCAAAGTTACACTAAAAGGATGCTTAAAGAAGACCAGCCGAAGTCCCGTATACAACTATTTATAGGTAAAGAATAGGATATGTAGATAGAAAGCGTCGAAGAGGGAGGCTTTCAAAGATaatctaaaatattaatatttataaatatataaaaagatcGATGTAAAATTTATGTGATTCGACATTCTTTGCGAAAATCAAGTATTTTTATATCAATTACAATATACTTTAGTTTCTTCGTTTAAATATAACTCTCTTTAGTGTCACCTTCGGCTCTTTTGATTCCTAAAAGATAATTTAAAGTATTTTCTCGTATCTTACTCTCACAATGAGACTCAGAGatataagatattcataaaagAATTACGATGAATCTtctcgattttttttttaatggataCTTAGCTttagaaatttaaaaatatttgtcaacccAACTGAAACGTATTCTTTATGAAAATCAAGTTTTTTAGATCAATTATAATATACTTTAGTTTCTTCGTTCAAATATAACTCTCTTTTGTAACTTGTACTCTCAttcttttgaaattcatatcttACTCTCGGAGACATATGATATTCATAAAAGAATCACGATGAGTCTTCTCGATTCTTTTTTTGTGGATATTTAGCTTTAGAAATTCAAAAATATTTGTCAACCCATCTGAAACTTATTTTTTCCTCTATAGATAATATATTGCTGTGTTGATAtgagaattttcttttctttttttttttacattaagaACTCTCATTTAAACGCATAACTCAACCAAATCTCTaaagaaaaagagaacaaaaaattaaatcatttTTTAGGATTTGGTTAAAGATATTTTGGTCAAAGTCTAAGAAAAGCTCACTGTAAAAGTCAAATATGATAAAAGCTCattagaaatataaatattttagcaacacaaatacaaaaatattatatgaagTTAGAGAAAACTTAGAAATCttgtataattaaaataaatacttttaagctctcaaacttCATGCATTGACATAAGAAAGGTTTATGGTAGTGGTAGTGTCCTATTATAAGTTCATGAAGTTTcggattaatttttaatatttttgatatcTTTCCCTATAACATAAGGTTTAAATGTGTTAAAATTAAATTTCTGTTgtaataacttttatattttcagGATATGTTTGGCCCTCAAATTTTAGTAATTTTACGAAATCTTTTGTCTTCTTTCATAaccattttaatatttaaaaaaattaaattatgacaTAGTTttgttaaaatatttaaattgataAAAATTGGATAATATTTagattactactactactactactactactactactactactactactaataataataataataataataattcctcTATAATCAATTTTTTCATTAAACACAGTTAAACTCCAACAATATGACTTGAAATTTTGGTAAATTATGTTTAtcacatttttcttcttttttttatatcttttgaaTTGTTTGAATTTATCAAAGGCAGAAAAGGTGTAAAAGGATAGAAAACGAAGCAAATTACTATGAGGAGTAACATTAaaaatccaaatatatatatatatatatatttatatgatagtaacggagaataataattttttctaTGGTAATACTTTTGTTTCAATTATACTAGCAATCGATTTGTATAATTTTTAAAGATTTTACaacataaatatatattgtaTTTAGAGAGACAAATACGAAATTTATCTAACTTCGAAGGGGCATATATGTGATTTGCTCTCTTTATTATCTCTTATGATTTCTGAGAGAGAACACGAGGGTTTTTGAGAGGGGAGAAACCCTAACGAGAACGGGACAACGAACGAGAAGCGACATGAAAGAgccgaaggagaagaagaaaggagcCGAAGTAGCCGCCGGCGCAGGCGGAGAAGGCCTTTTTGCCTCTTGCTCCTTCTCCGATCTCGGCCTTCATCCCTTCCTCTGCCAACACCTCCGAGGTCTGTACctcttccctccctccctccctctctcgctTTCTTAATCATCATCGTCGTTACGTTATCGAACTTGTCTGGTGACAGATAAGATGGGTTTCGAGTTCCCCACGCAGATCCAGGCACAGGCCATTCCTGTCGTCGTCTCTGGACGGCATGTGTATCCTTCTCGGTATTTTTTGCTTTTGTTCGCATTATGTGATAGTTTTTGTGTGTTCCTTTCCTTTTTGGGTTCTCTTTGTGGATTTTCTTTGACTGCGAAGGCTTTAGACTTGTCAATGCTGCTACTGGCACCGGCAAGACGATCGTGTACCTTGCCCCGATCGTCCACCTTCTGCAGATGTATGAGCCGCGAGTTCAGCGATCTGATGGGACCTTTGGTATGCTTATATTGCTTGACATCTGCTCCTGCAGTTCTTTCTGGCCAATACAAGTTTTCTTTTTCTCGTATTACGTTTTTTTTTAAGTAACAGAGTATCCCCAATCTTTCAAGATTAGAACCGATAAGTGATGGAATACCTTGGAAGAAGGAAGTAAATGCACTCTTTATAGAAATATTGGTATATATGCAAAAATTGTGGACATCTATCTTTGTTATGTTTTCAATTAGTTGTGTGAGTCAAAGCACAACAGTGACATGCTCTGCTTTCCCTCTTATACAATGATATAACCATATTAAACTCATTCGTAGAGAGTTTACTTGGTAGATCATCTggattgcttttgttttcttttcgttTTCGATTTTAGAgttcatgattttgtttattatataattACTTGACTAAAATGATAATAGCGTTGGTTCTTGTTCCAACGCGAGAACTGTGTATGCAGGTCCATGGAGTTCTGCAGAAACTATTGCATTGTTTCCATTGGATAGTTCCTGGGTATATAATGGGTGGAGAAAACAGGGCAAAGGAGAAAGCCAGGTTGCGGAAAGGTCTGAATTTTCCGTGCCTTTTTTAGTTAGTGATGCATATGAACTACATGTGGATCTGCTCTTGTTTGGTTTTGTGGAGTTCCTACTCCAAATGTCTTTTGTTGCAACTTAGAGTTGGCACTTGTATCACTCATGTTCCTGAAAGTGGCTTATCAAGGATTTTGTTGAAACTGTTAAGTGTGTTTGACGTGTTGTGAGTAAACATACGTTGAGTGTACCCTAAAGAATTTTGCTTGTTTGGAACTGTGATCACAGTAACTGTTAGGTATCAAAAGATTATACCCCTTTCTTGGCAATTATAGTAACTGTTTGTGTATTTTGGAGAGTAGCGCATGATGAGAATCATAGAGGTGGAAACTACATTATTTCCTGCTACTATGTGTGTTGCTTGAAAGTAATGATGTCATGTTTTAGCTATGTTTATCTAAAATCTCTGTGCTAGAAAAACATGGTAATGTTGCATGCTCTTGATTGATATGGCTGTGTCCAGGAATATCCATTCTGGTAGCTACTCCTGGGCGTCTCTTGGATCACTTAAAGAATACTGCATCATTCAATTACACAAATTTGCGTTGGATCGTCTTTGATGAAGCTGACAGGTTTGATATTTTTAAAGCACTTCATGTTGTTTCTTTATTACTTTTGTTAATCACGTGTCATTCAACCTGATCAATCACAATAAATCCCatgtttatctctctctctctctctatatatatatatatatatctgtctctctatttctctcattTTGTGTCCTAGCATTTAAGGATAAACTATTTGCATtctctttttattttctaaatgatGAACAGGATCCTTGAATTGGGATTTGGGAAAGCAGTAGAAGAAATACTAGATTTTCTGGGCTCAAGACAAGCTGATCATGTCTGCAAACAGCATATGAACACAAAGTCTGCCAAATTTTCAAGGCAGAACTTACTTCTTTCAGCAACCTTAAATGATAAGGTCAACCATTTAGCAAATATCAGTTTAGAGAACCCAATCATGATTGGCATGGATTGCAAGAAGGATTCTGCTGTACCACTAAAGCTGTCATTAGGCGATGCTGTCTCTTCAGCACCTGCCGTCGGTGGAGATTTGGAAGGCGTTGGTGCATTATCAAGTCAGCTGACAGAAAACTATAACCTTCCTTCTCAGTTAGTTCAAAGATATGTTAAAGGTAAGTTCTTCCTACATGCATCATCTTTCTATTAATTATCCATTTGCTTGCATGTAAAGTAACTTGTTTGGCACACTAATTGCAGTGTCTTGTGGTTCAAGGCTTGTGGTTCTTCTCTCTATTCTTAGATTTGCTTTTGAAAGAGAAACCTCCCAAAAGGTGAATTCAGGGTTGGAGTTATTTTTGACAATTTTTTATCTACCAGATGCTATGATCTGCTTTAGTTACATATGATATGTATGTCATATATTATTGATGTTCTTATTACAATTCACTtgataaattctgttttgttcccaTTGTTCAGTTTAAGCATTCATGTTCACTTACAGGTTCATTCTACAGATTGTGGTTTTCTTTTCAACATGTGATGCAGTAGACTTCCATTATTCACTTTTAAACAAATTTAAGTGGTCTCCTAAGCTGCAACCAGAGGCAAATCAAGAGCAAAAAATTGTCGGTTGTAGATCCTTCCATTTGCATGGGAATATGGAACATGAAGATCGTAGAAAAGCATTTCACGAATTTACTTCTGAAAAATCAGCTTTACTATTGTGTACGGATGTTGCTGCTAGGGGTTTGGATTTTCCAAAGGTCAGGTGCATTATCCAATATGATTCTCCAGGGGAGGCTTCTGAATATGTGCATAGGTATCATCATCCTACATCTTTTGTTGCTTGTTCAAAGCGCAAAACAGTTATGTTATATTTGGCTGACAGTTATTTCGTTACCCTTGCTCTGTTAGGGTCGGAAGAACGGCAAGGTTGGGTGAGAGAGGTGAAGCTTTGCTATTCCTTCAACCAGTCGAGATTGATTATTTGCATGATTTGCAGCATCATGGTGTCAGCCTAAAAGAATATCCACTTCGAAAGATAATAGACAGTTTCTCAGTGCATGGGCAGAAGCACCATAACAAGAAGCTAATTTCTTTGGAGACACATCCATGGGTATTATTTCTGCAGAAGACACTTGAAACCTTTATTTCAACGGAGGTAATAGCTTGTCACCTGTTGAAGTATTTGTTAATAGCTGGAAGAAGTATTGCTGCTTGGTAGTGATCTCAGAAAAATATTGCTTCCAACGGCACGTTTACTTTATTTTGCATCATGTTTACCTCAGACCATGCCACCTAGATTGCTAGATCAATGCACTTTTGCCTCTCGCCTCTTGAGCATAATATATGCCAATTGCTACATTTGATATTAGTTGAGCATCATGATGGTTAATATATACCTTAAAACACTTGAAAATTAATTTACTCAAATAAGAATGTACTAAGTTTCTCTGATTTTGTGCAATTTTCAGTGGTTTCTGGTTATTAAATATGTTCCCAGTTGGATCAGACCTTTTTGTCGAACCAATTGATTTGTTCATAATAgttctatatatattttataacatCAAGCAAGGTGTTCCATTCTGATAAACTTGTTTGATGATGATTAGCTAATTCCTGTAGTACTATTTCCTTCTCTTTTTGATCCAAGTTACTTTTTGATTGTTCAGTCCAAACTGAAGAAGCTAGCCAATGATGCATTCTGCTCCTGGGTTCGGGCATACACTGCTCACCGAGGTGAGCTGAAAAGAATTTTTATGGTTAAGAAACTCCATTTGGGGCACGTGGCAAGAAGCTTTGGGCTGAAAGATCAACCTTCATTGGTTGGAAGATCACACCAGATAGAATCCAAAAAGAGAAAGAGGGATCAGAAGAAAGCTATATCTTTCAAAAGAAGAAAGTCATCTTAGAAAAGCTCACTGCTAGCTAAGCATCGATAGGTATTTATCCAACAAACTATGGTGAAGGTAACGTGTGTTGCTCTTTCTGTACACTATAGGAGGGTGTTTGTGGTCAAAATTATCATGAGTGTACCTCTTTTCAACTATTTATATCAACTAttgtataatcttttttttttttctttcagttaTGTGATTCAAATTGCAGTCAAATTTTTATCCTTTTGCTGGTTCATCTGAAGGATTCATGCAACAAACGATGCTTCAGATATTCTTTTTCGccgtttgttaaaattattatttttggcaAATAATTACTGATGAGTTGATGGGAAAAACTAAATTAAATCGTGCCCTTTCTTACTCTACTAGAGGCATGTGTGTCGAGTATTAGGGAAGGCAAGCAAAACTTTTCTCCATGCATCAAGAGGAAATTAATGGTCAGCTAACAAATACGAGGGTGCAGGAAGAAGCAAGCGACAGTGGTATCAACAAAAATAGGGGGCTGAATGCCGCAAGGAGTCCCTCCCATCAATGCCGTATGACCCCAAATTTCTTCAACCTTTTAATTTCCATACGAATGTGTCAATAATCTTTTTAAATACATAAATTAAAGATTAACCTGAAGCTCTAAGTTTAAAATTTTTTTCACAAGCATctcaacttcaaaaaaaaaaaattagaatttttttttaaatggtcaATCTATCGTAATCCATTATCGTTCGTCCGTCGATCACTCACTTCTACTTTATCGATCGTGTTTTCCTAATTGTCTTTACCTTTACGTATGAGTTGATCTTGTTGATCACTTCTCTTCGTGTGCACGATGCCTTTAGGGTTCAACGAGGGTACAGAAAGAAGCAAGCTGGTATCAACAAAAATATGAGTAAGATTATCATTTCACGTGGCTACGAgtactatttaatttttttttaaaaattaagatgCTCAATGAGAAATTTtcaaacttaaattttttttagaatttatcctatatagatgaattttttttaaaaatctctAAGTtttgtgtgtctatatatatatatatatatatatatatatatatatatatatatatatagggcttACAGGAGCCACTCTTTTCGTTTCCACCTTTTGTACAACTCAACGCTACGGCATGAAGAAGATGGTCGAGATTCCACTCTCGTAAGCCATCCGTTGGGAAGAGTACGTCCCTACTAGCTATATATTCAATAGCAGATAACTTGCTCTTTTTCCTTTGTGCTCTCGCATATTTGCTCCTATCCTCCATAATTGGATGGTGGGGAAGAGTTCTGTGCTTCACTTTACAGGATCTTTTTCCAGGATCATCAATACCATCCTGCTTTTGGAGAGTGGATTTGACTCAAGACTGTTCTTTTTGCTGCAAAAGTTGGACATATATCGAATAAGATTTGATTATATAAGTTGGTGGACCAAGAGAGCTCCATCCAACCAGTTCACAGCTATTTGCTACTATCTTAGATtctatgttgttttttttttcttacaccggaaaaataaaaattataatcatattttttattatataaaaaaatttaacatcagaattaaaatcaaataacaatatatcaagATCAACATTATACATCTTTTGATttaattcaaatttttttttatcaaatctgtaaatatatattatagtCCGATCCGAATAAAGGATTGATACTAATTTAGGAGAATAATTAGacttatatttttttctctacctatttttcatatgattattataaatgataaaatatagaCTAAAAGAAGATATGTACTATctcaatatatattataatgtaacGTATTAGGTTTGTATGGGTCCTGTTTATTTATAGACGAGATCATAAGGTATCCGATAAGTAATTAGAGGAGTTCCTCCCACCAACATCGTCTATGACAGAATCCTATTATAAGTGGATTTCTTTTCTATTAATTGATAACCATAAGAATCTAGTTTCTcactaattaaataaaaatatataatctaatttattaattaataaaatattttaaaaattaaaataataataaaaaagttatttaaaaaaattaaaataataaaaataaaataaaattttattttaaaattattttccttaattagattttaaatttttgaaaagcatttgatgtgtatgtaaaaattttataaaactggccaataagtctaataaatataaaaataccaTATTAAGTTTGATAATCAATGCGAGTGATAGTAGTTACATATTATCAATGTCATATTTTCTGTACCACAATACTACTAACTCTTCCTAATACAGTTCAAAATGACctatataatttatcttgtcaatataattcatatatttaaccattatatatatatatatatatatatatatatatgttgaatctcggattttgatgatgaaaccaattgataagtgtttatgatttaatctgcgtcttgagtgacgtaggatgcttcgatcagggagagacaattaaagcaggaagaatcatgttggacaggaggaaaacgtgtcagaagattggacgtcgggccggaggatcgatcgatgtatcgacataaggcttcgggccatggattcaagcatcaagccaagaagagtggatattgtgctaaggatatcggagttacggagtcaaccggccgattgggcaataggccgcaagagaggacgatgcgccgaagaatcggacgaagcgtcgatagaccaatgacataccgaacaacatgattcatacttagtaatatttgtctagatcgaagtgtatttttgtgtgtgcatgattaactatgatagtaagacataaagcaaaatgaagtcccgaagtcaagaatacgattttgttgggagttcgaaagttcgttggaagcccgAATGTTCGTTGAAGTTctgcggaaccaaccgagaagtccaggagtttgccaaagaagcttgtcgaaactcaccaaaaagatcgtcgtgaagtctaggagcttgccgggagtccacaggaacattactgagagatcgtcgaaagttcgctggaagctcgccggaagaaatctgacttatcttgcttagattatgtcttaggaatcgtagttaacacataattagagttaggattgagaggtaatcccatcaactttgttagcggccaactgggcctgaagttggactggtttgggccggattcaaggctcgACAAGGGTGTTGAAAccttggccgacgatggcaccgcttggggaacaacaccccaggattcttgggtgatggtaccaccgacagaaatactgccagcggtggtaccgcccctattcggcgatgataccgcccagtaccagatcctacggcgatagtaccgcccaagaacgacggtggtactgctagtacctaggaaacctaggatgagacatttttaggctccaagtttgaatcaacttgaagcctataaatatccctctcatccctcgtTAACAaagacaagcacagagagtttaaaagtgaagaaacactgttgcaatcacttgagaaatcccatcCTCTAAgtataagtttagaattatgttcaagaggagtgagtgcttgtaagggttatctcttacacccggtaaaaggagatagtggatgtcggtagcctcgacggaagaggaatcggtgaagtggatgtaggtcacgacgaccgaactactctaaaatccggtttgcatttctttaagtaatttattttaactgcaaacctttttccttctctttacatccactatctcttaagtacactttcaaagttattatctttatgaaacgattttttgtcggaaacagatttaatagaaacgaagttttaaaccgatgttattttatcgctgcactaattcacccccccacttagtgccaactttatcctatatatatatatatatatatatgatagtaaaaataaataatcttaattatgcaagaaaaaaatatcaattataatattcactcaaacatgtatcatcatattTTTACAAGTTGTTCATAAGcctaattataataatattttttttaaatactttAAGTTATAAGGCCTCACTGAATGGATTAACAATTAATATAGTGAAACTTAAGTTCTTAATTAACATcaattatttttgaattttttctctaaccatcaagtaattATATCATAATGTATAGAATGCTAGAATGTTTgttattcttaaaaaaattattatgatatatcACAAAGTATCTTCAATGACTTGATAATTGAATCTAATTATACAAAAttctaagataaaattttattatcataaaactttatttatGGCTTTAAAGTATGTCACAAAATCAAATTTTATTGttgataatgcaatgatatattattttattttttataaattatttttccaactaatataaatataaaacgcAATGAGATGTAATTCacataatcatatgaaaatacCAATACTTTAAGATGATTCACTATAACAATAAATATTTCATACTTTTTTAGTTTTTATGTTAAAATGAATCTATATTATTAGtaacataagttgaagtattagaaTTAATTAATCAAGTATTAAAAAAGGAATTTTGTaatatttgattcgaaacatacaaaggttagACTTATATATTTTCATTTTAAGCTAAACCATATACTCTTTCGCATGACCTTTCTTATTACAAAAATAGTATTTTACTGTAAAGATTATAATTTATATAGTATTTTATACTcatatgatttatgttttatttttttattattacccaattttttagaaatatttgaaatattgtgagcctttcttattttaatcttaattatttctaaatttataaaCTAGTTAGCTCATTTAGATTTCACTTATCTTTAActttattatagtaaattttaaatgagataaactaaaaataataaaattaagcataaattatatgagaaataactcaattatatttatgcttgATGTTCTTGAGCTTTATAGATTTATTAGCCATATTaaggatataatcttaaat
This DNA window, taken from Musa acuminata AAA Group cultivar baxijiao chromosome BXJ3-7, Cavendish_Baxijiao_AAA, whole genome shotgun sequence, encodes the following:
- the LOC135642405 gene encoding DEAD-box ATP-dependent RNA helicase 17-like translates to MKEPKEKKKGAEVAAGAGGEGLFASCSFSDLGLHPFLCQHLRDKMGFEFPTQIQAQAIPVVVSGRHVLVNAATGTGKTIVYLAPIVHLLQMYEPRVQRSDGTFALVLVPTRELCMQVHGVLQKLLHCFHWIVPGYIMGGENRAKEKARLRKGISILVATPGRLLDHLKNTASFNYTNLRWIVFDEADRILELGFGKAVEEILDFLGSRQADHVCKQHMNTKSAKFSRQNLLLSATLNDKVNHLANISLENPIMIGMDCKKDSAVPLKLSLGDAVSSAPAVGGDLEGVGALSSQLTENYNLPSQLVQRYVKVSCGSRLVVLLSILRFAFERETSQKIVVFFSTCDAVDFHYSLLNKFKWSPKLQPEANQEQKIVGCRSFHLHGNMEHEDRRKAFHEFTSEKSALLLCTDVAARGLDFPKVRCIIQYDSPGEASEYVHRVGRTARLGERGEALLFLQPVEIDYLHDLQHHGVSLKEYPLRKIIDSFSVHGQKHHNKKLISLETHPWVLFLQKTLETFISTESKLKKLANDAFCSWVRAYTAHRGELKRIFMVKKLHLGHVARSFGLKDQPSLVGRSHQIESKKRKRDQKKAISFKRRKSS